A genomic window from Chrysoperla carnea chromosome 3, inChrCarn1.1, whole genome shotgun sequence includes:
- the LOC123296436 gene encoding protein tiptop, whose protein sequence is MPRRKQDCPKRMKWEGGEGGEEDGSPDTDKLEGDDTSIEGSTPRASPGLQDDELQQQQDQDETQQHTSDVPEEITVVPVIPISSSPQPNRSSTPLSLINSESHRNTSNVDEDVMETGSIHNNNNSERDVMSPRCQSRESTESASVAPPRCPSNEPTIFVADRSASILRGIAALPASALSPVGVALPATLPPAAAAALLPPNSAAMAAYLAAQHSHRLMMTSPLPTTFPRGAVSPLITSSTSPPGGLALLANTPSQLTSPTPIPMQSPLNNNEGAILDFSTKRPQRVKSTESEEGDDAMNLSKTETPSPSEAGAPLDLSVSNRKRTSDDNSSQLPRKSTRSSDYKPTVVSPWTSPVASHLPYFAAAVAAASLSPKNSSNISNMAESQLWNGKLKHSVPTPSDATKALEKMSELSKLGGEDLFRSMANSSTTSTSNTSTGNRHSAWQSHWLNKGAEQAKDVLKCVWCKQSFPSLAAMTTHMKEAKHCGVNVPVPPMSAPSIPAPQMPPQSSPSVTASSPTTPSSTSSSSKPSQADLNLLIKETMPLPRKLVRGQDVWLGKGAEQTRQILKCMWCGQSFRSLAEMTSHMQQTQHYTNIISQEQIISWKSSDDSKGGGGGSGGGPTSGGPGGASSHVSAVLTCKVCDQAFSSLKELSNHMVKNSHYKEHIMRSITESGGRRRQTREKRKKSLPVRKLLELERAQHEFKNGDAGNGGIKPSREQSLAGRISCEKCGDKIETSLFVDHIRQCVGGGTLGVNQRNFLKNALMSNSILPPDNSNMIVGHVTPTNREDRKSVSDESPSPVLPPRHHRSPSSATDLSTKELPTTQSEGTGSSPSVLNAIEKLIEKSFDSRVRQNTANFSGNATAQPTAPMGSSILKRLGIDESVDYTKPLVDPQTMNILRNYHNHQHGGQHQFSRRERSGSESSSMSERGSSRIDSMTPERKMEPPSITPRTTPDKRVQTPVSEKSTQDEVGENLTIKKEVIDEDEQRQNNVENHRQNITIKKERMDDETEEDDRASYHSGNGILPPRISTDSRMEDMPEEDGSGVVKRSNSSAGMPSPSISPRQPTPSAVDQTVLPPNSPCRNSASSPASSDRSGTPRSIIGTPSEKKAGGSLGALSSMFDNLSGGGSSSNNNENNSSSGRRTSSHPLAALQKLCDKTETHHTNQRSGQTPNSNSGSTSSSTPSTSQALPQTQNTGTTPGAILAFSWACNDAVMTSDSIMKCAFCDTPFISKGAYRHHLSKMHFVKDGVIPDPVSLKAHQATSNTHGASGSNNSGKSTPGGVNSSGNTLSNSGSNTPSVSTSAKSPQPPASFEESPHSKFLKYTELAKQLSSKYV, encoded by the coding sequence GGATGTAATGAGTCCTCGTTGTCAATCACGTGAATCTACTGAATCAGCATCAGTTGCTCCTCCAAGATGTCCATCTAACGAGCCAACAATTTTCGTTGCTGATCGTAGTGCAAGTATTTTAAGAGGAATTGCAGCATTACCTGCTAGTGCGCTTAGCCCCGTTGGTGTTGCACTTCCTGCTACTCTACCTCCAGCGGCAGCTGCCGCATTACTACCTCCAAACTCTGCTGCAATGGCTGCTTATTTAGCTGCACAACACTCACATCGATTAATGATGACTTCTCCATTGCCAACAACATTCCCACGGGGTGCTGTATCCCCATTAATTACATCTTCAACGTCGCCACCAGGTGGCTTAGCATTACTTGCAAACACACCTAGTCAATTGACTTCACCTACACCAATTCCAATGCAATCACCATTGAATAACAATGAAGGTGCCATATTGGATTTTAGTACAAAGCGCCCACAAAGAGTGAAAAGTACGGAGTCTGAAGAAGGGGATGATGCAATGAATTTAAGTAAAACCGAAACTCCAAGTCCTTCTGAGGCGGGTGCTCCATTAGATTTGTCtgtttcaaacagaaaacgAACCTCAGATGATAACAGTTCTCAACTTCCACGAAAGTCTACTCGATCATCAGATTATAAACCGACAGTCGTTTCACCATGGACCTCCCCAGTTGCATCTCATTTACCTTATTTTGCAGCTGCTGTAGCAGCTGCAAGTTTATCTCCTAAAAATAGctctaatatttcaaatatggcAGAATCTCAACTTTGGAATGGGAAACTAAAACACAGTGTTCCCACTCCAAGTGACGCTACGAAAGCATTGGAAAAAATGAGTGAACTAAGTAAATTAGGAGGTGAAGATTTGTTCCGCTCCATGGCAAACAGTTCAACCACTAGTACGTCAAATACTTCAACTGGAAATCGTCACAGTGCATGGCAGTCACATTGGTTGAATAAAGGTGCGGAGCAAGCAAAAGATGTGTTGAAATGTGTATGGTGCAAGCAAAGTTTCCCAAGCTTAGCCGCAATGACCACACATATGAAAGAAGCAAAACACTGTGGAGTAAATGTACCAGTTCCTCCTATGTCCGCTCCTTCAATACCAGCACCACAAATGCCACCTCAGTCTTCACCATCAGTTACTGCTAGTTCACCTACTACCCCTTCAAGTACTTCCTCAAGTTCAAAACCATCTCAAGccgatttaaatttgttaataaaagaaACTATGCCTTTGCCGAGAAAGTTAGTTCGTGGCCAAGATGTATGGCTTGGAAAAGGTGCAGAACAAACacgtcaaattttgaaatgtatgtGGTGTGGTCAAAGTTTCCGTTCATTAGCTGAAATGACCAGCCATATGCAACAAACTCAACATTATACAAACATAATATCACAAGAGCAAATAATTTCTTGGAAATCAAGTGATGACTCCAAAGGTGGAGGTGGAGGAAGCGGTGGAGGTCCTACTTCCGGAGGACCTGGTGGGGCTAGTAGTCATGTAAGTGCTGTTCTTACGTGTAAAGTTTGTGATCAGGCATTTAGTTCGCTTAAAGAGTTGAGTAATCATATGGTGAAGAACTCACACTACAAAGAACACATAATGCGATCTATTACAGAGAGTGGCGGTCGGCGACGGCAGACGagagaaaaaaggaaaaaatcgcTACCCGTTCGCAAACTTTTAGAACTTGAAAGAGCACAACATGAATTCAAAAATGGTGATGCTGGCAATGGAGGAATAAAGCCTTCACGTGAACAGTCTTTGGCTGGGCGCATTAGTTGTGAAAAATGTGGGGATAAAATTGAAACATCTTTGTTTGTGGATCATATTCGGCAATGCGTGGGAGGTGGTACACTGGGTGtaaatcaaagaaattttttgaaaaacgccCTAATGTCAAACAGTATATTGCCTCCTGATAATTCGAATATGATTGTTGGACATGTTACCCCTACCAACAGAGAAGACCGTAAAAGTGTGTCTGATGAATCCCCTTCGCCAGTATTACCTCCACGTCATCATAGATCTCCTTCTTCAGCAACAGATTTATCAACCAAAGAATTACCAACTACTCAATCAGAAGGAACTGGCTCCTCTCCTTCGGTTCTAAAtgctattgaaaaattaattgaaaaaagttttgattcacGAGTACGTCAAAATACTGCGAATTTTAGTGGGAATGCAACCGCGCAACCTACTGCTCCTATGGGATCTAGTATACTAAAGCGACTTGGAATTGATGAAAGCGTTGATTATACAAAACCCTTAGTTGATCCACAAACAATgaatattttacgaaattaCCATAACCATCAACATGGCGGACAACATCAATTTAGCCGCAGGGAAAGAAGTGGAAGCGAATCTAGCTCAATGTCTGAAAGAGGTAGTAGTAGAATTGATTCAATGACTCCGGAACGAAAAATGGAACCACCGTCAATTACTCCTCGAACTACACCTGATAAACGTGTACAAACTCCAGTTTCAGAAAAAAGTACACAAGATGAAGTGGGAGAAAATCTGACTATTAAAAAAGAAGTAATAGATGAAGATGAACAAAGACAAAATAATGTTGAGAATCATCGACAgaatataacaattaaaaaagaacGAATGGACGATGAGACTGAGGAGGATGATAGGGCAAGCTATCACAGTGGTAATGGAATTTTACCACCAAGAATTTCTACGGATAGCAGAATGGAAGATATGCCCGAAGAAGATGGTAGTGGCGTTGTTAAGCGAAGTAATAGTAGTGCTGGAATGCCTAGCCCGTCGATAAGTCCACGACAACCAACACCTTCTGCGGTCGATCAAACAGTTTTACCCCCAAATAGTCCTTGCCGAAACAGTGCAAGTAGCCCTGCTAGTAGTGACAGATCAGGTACACCTCGAAGTATTATTGGAACGCCATCTGAGAAAAAAGCAGGTGGAAGCTTAGGGGCCTTGTCATCAATGTTTGATAATCTATCGGGTGGGGGAAGTAGTTcaaataataacgaaaataatagtTCAAGTGGCCGTCGTACAAGCAGCCATCCTTTAGCTGCATTGCAAAAATTATGCGATAAGACTGAAACACATCACACAAATCAACGATCTGGTCAAACCCCAAACTCGAATAGTGGTAGTACATCATCAAGTACACCATCAACATCACAAGCATTACCGCAGACACAAAATACTGGTACAACACCTGGTGCAATATTAGCATTTAGTTGGGCATGCAATGATGCTGTCATGACGTCTGATTCTATTATGAAATGTGCGTTTTGTGATACACCTTTCATATCAAAAGGTGCATATCGTCATCATTTATCAAAAATGCATTTTGTAAAAGATGGCGTAATACCCGATCCTGTGTCATTAAAAGCACACCAAGCAACATCCAATACTCATGGTGCCAGTGGTTCAAATAACAGTGGCAAAAGTACACCAGGTGGGGTTAATTCCAGTGGAAATACTTTATCAAATAGTGGTTCTAATACACCATCAGTAAGTACAAGCGCTAAAAGTCCACAGCCTCCAGCAAGCTTTGAAGAGAGTCCacactcaaaatttttaaaatatactgaaTTGGCAAAACAATTGTCTAGTAAATATGTgtga